The window AgggcgggaggcgcgggcgggaGAGGGAAATACCCCGGAGGCGTTGGTAGCGGCGGCTACTGGCGCGGCGCGGGTGGGGCGATCGGTGGAGGGGTGCCGCGGGAggtgccggcggcgagggcgtgGTGCTGCACACGCTTCTTGACCCCCTTCATCTGGCGCTCCACCAACCTCAAGTACGCCACAAACTTGGGGAAGGAGGGCTCCGGCATCAAGGTGAGGTTAGAGGCGGCGTTGCCGAAGTCCTCGTTGAGGCCGGCGGTGAGCGTGCTGAGGAGGAGCTCGTCCGCCAACGTCTTCAGGCGGCGGCAGTAGTCATCAATAGACTGTTCATCCTGGTGACAATCAAAAAATTCCTGCTGTAAAAAAACGCGGCGCTGAAGCTGGTTGTCGGTGAAGAGGTCGTTCAGCTTGACCCACAGGGCGCGGGCGTCGTCGCCGGCACTCACGACCGTGTGGAACAAGTCCTTGGAGATGGTGGTGAAGAACCACCGGATGATCGTGGCATCGATCGCGGTCCACTCGGCGTCGGCCACCATGGTGCGGGAGTCCACGGTGCCATCCACGTGATCCACGAGATTGTTCTCGCGGAAGAGCAGCGTAAAGTACGTCTTCCACGCGAAGTACGTGGAGTTGGAGGCGTCGAGGGTCACGGGGACGCGTGCATGGACGTTGATGTCGCGGATCTCGGCAGGGTCGACGGCGAAGGGGTTGGAGTAGGTGGAGGCGTTGGAAGACATGGCGATGAGATCGtggggagggaggcggcggcgcgactAAGGAGAGGCGGCGCGGCGGGAAGGGGCAGCGCGGCGTGGAGGCGCGCGGTGGGGAGGTGGCGCGCGTGGGGAGGaggggtggtggcggcggcttggggctgcggcggcggcggcggcggcttggggctgcggcggcggcccgaggcggcggctagggttagcggAAGCTGGAAGATCGACTTGCGATAGATACCatgtagagaatgatttggtgcatcgataattgattgatcgtgcactaggcacatatatataggtacaaggggTGCGACCGGTATCTTGTCTCCTAAGATACACGTACATACAAAGGGAGACAGATACTATAGGTACTGCATACAGAACCCAGACCTACGTACATGTACACATGTTCAACACTGCAGTAGGGTGACTGCTTGGTGTGAGTTGTGTCGAGTGACATCCCAGCCCTACCAAGACGATCTGCTCTGGATTGGGTTTTCTGCTGCTCCTTTCCTTAGGGTTGGTCTGTACAACAGCAGTTTAGTCTTCCCCTGTTCGCCGTAGCCCAGTAGGTGTTGTACATACTAGGCTAGCAGGTGGTACTGCTCCAGCATGCAACTCCTGTGAACGGCCATCACTATGACCAAGCCAACTATCAAAGATGTTGTCATCTATCCATCTCTTTCAACATTTGTGAAGACGGTATCTAATCCCGAGATCAAGAAATTTGAGCATTTCACAAAGGCGCGAGAAGCGACCAGGAAGGACATTTAATTTGAGCGTGTTGCACGCTAGGTCTGAAATTGGTCGGGATCCTTCTCGTTTCTAGAACAACAAGGATGTCTTGGCAAATATCCTGACATATTGTGTGATCCTACACACCATCATATCATCATCGAggatgagggggggggggggggggggggggggtattccAAGCCGCATGGACCATGAAAATGTTGGCTCAACTATCAGGCCTAGCAGGCACACAAACCGCATTCATGCATTTCCTGAGGTGTACAACAAAATTGAAGACTGGGCCTCCCATGATCAGCCATGTGAGCATCGCATTGAGCATCATTGACAGCTAGCGAGGAGATAATGCGTTTGTGTTTCTTTCAAATTCATTTATTTTACTTGGAAATTTTGTTGCAATAAATCCAAACCAATATTCTGGTTTTCGGGTCTATGGCAATGCACGACGGTGTAGGACGCATAGCGGTACAGAGCCAAAAGGACAAGTATGGAGGAAGAATGCACGAGTAGACGATGACATGGAAATGGTGGGCTAGTGTTGTCGGCTATGTCAACGCCTTGGAGATAGAGGTGAGGCGGGCTGCGCGGGTTTGATCCCGATGACGTGGGGCTCGGCAGCATCCGACGATGACTTCACATCAAGGAGACGACCCACAATGAATGGCGTCAGGGTGACTGAGGCGACACAAGTAGCAGGGTAGATCCGGGCGACTAGGACTCcgatgtggggggggggggggggggggaagagaaTGGGAGGGAGAGGAGCGGTGGCTAGGTGGGTGAGTGGTGGTGAAGATTTGGTTGAGAAGCGCTCAATAGCGATACAAAAGGGAGTGGGGAAGGGACGGGAGTGTTTGGGTTAGGCGACGACGGGTCAAGCGGttataagagcatctctagcagatcccATAAACCTTCGTCCTCTAAAACCATTTTAGAGGATGCTGTAAAACGTTTTTACAACATTTTTACGGGACGACATGTGTGTCGGTAGAACAGATCCCGCATAAATCGCTTCATGTCTCTACAAAATAGTATAAAGCCCCCTACAAGCAAAATAAAGATTGCAATTGGGTCCTTCGCAGACAAGGCGCGGACTTGGGTGGAGGTGCCACAACGTGAAGAGGAACGCGTGCGTCTTGCCGGTGGCGGTGCCGCCATGGAGCGGGATGAGGAGCGCCGGGGCGGAAGGGGAGCAGGCAGCAGCAGCTAAGCGGCGACGGCGACAACAGCAGCTAGCTagctagcggcggcggcggcactaGCTAGCTTGCTCATGTAGCTCGCGACACTCGCGCTGCCGCAGCTCGTTGCTcgagcggcgttggcggcggctCGCGGGGCGGTGGTAGCTTGTGGGGCAGTGGCGACAGCTAGTGGGGCGGTTGCTAAGGTCCGATGGTCGCCCGCGTCGAGGCGTTCTAGCGAAGTCGCGCTCAGGGAAGACTGTAGTGGGAGCTGAAACTTACCTCACGCCAACCGTTTCTTATTTTCGAGGTCCCTGCAAAAATTGATCCAAATCTCGTAGATATATATAGAGGAAACGACCCGAAATATGCAGGCTCCCACAAAAATTTTA is drawn from Aegilops tauschii subsp. strangulata cultivar AL8/78 chromosome 1, Aet v6.0, whole genome shotgun sequence and contains these coding sequences:
- the LOC109737871 gene encoding uncharacterized protein, whose product is MSSNASTYSNPFAVDPAEIRDINVHARVPVTLDASNSTYFAWKTYFTLLFRENNLVDHVDGTVDSRTMVADAEWTAIDATIIRWFFTTISKDLFHTVVSAGDDARALWVKLNDLFTDNQLQRRVFLQQEFFDCHQDEQSIDDYCRRLKTLADELLLSTLTAGLNEDFGNAASNLTLMPEPSFPKFVAYLRLVERQMKGVKKRVQHHALAAGTSRGTPPPIAPPAPRQ